The Sphingosinicella flava genome includes the window CGGAATGACGGTTAGGGGGGAACGGGGCGGCTAAAGCAGTTGAAGCGTGTCAGCGGGTGCGGTGATCAGCTCTCCCGTATCGCGCCGTTTTCCACCGTCAGCCACGTCGCCCCGGCGCCGACGCTATCGAACAGCGCCCGCTCCGTTCCCGTCATCCACACTTGTCCGCCCGCGCTTTCGAGCCGGTCGAACAGGGCCGCGCGGCGGGAGGGGTCGAGGTGGGCGGTCACTTCGTCGAGGAGGAGGATCGGCCGCCGGTCCGCATGGTCGGCGACGAGATCGGCATGGGCGAGGACGATGGCGAGGAGGAGCGCCTTCTGCTCGCCGGTCGAGCAGGCCTCCGCCGCCTGCCCCTTGGCGAGATGGGTGACGAGGAGGTCCGTGCGGTGCGGCCCGGCAAGGGTTCGTCCGGCCGCCGCGTCGCGCCCGCGTCCGGCCTTGAGTTCGGCCCGGAGCGCCCCCTCCGCATCGTCGGCGGGGCGCCAGCCGCCCAAGGCGAGCCCGGCGCGCGCGAACGGCCCTTCGGCTTGCGCGGCCAGCCTTTCCCCGAGCCAGGCAAGCGCCCGTTCCCGCGCCTCGGCGATGCGCGCGCCATGTTCGGCCATCCCGGCTTCCAGCGCCCCGAGCCAGGCGGGATCGGCCGTTTCGGGTTCGGCCAGCAGCTTGTTCCGCGCCCGCATCGCCGCCTCGTAGCGGGCGGCATGGGTGGCGTGAGACGGCTCGAGCGCCAGCACCAGCCGGTCGAAGAAGCGCCGCCGCCCCGACGCGCCTTCGGTGAACAGCCGGTCCATCGCGGGCGTGAGCCAGAGGACGGAGAGCCATTCACCGAGCGCGGCCGCGGAGGCGGTAGCGCCGTTGATGCGGACCTGGCGGCGTTCGGGGGCGGTGGCGAGGGTGCCCGTGCCGATTTCGACACCCCCCTTTCCGTCAGGGGAGGGGCTGGGGGTGGGGCTGGTCGACATCGTAGGGCTCGCCTCTGCGAGGCTCGCACCCACACCTTGATCCCCTCCCTTGAAAGGGAGGGGAGAAGAAAGACGCGCCGCCACGCTAAAGCCTCCGGCACCCTTCTGCCGCGCCATTTCCGAAAGGCTGGCACCGCGCAGTCCACGTCCGGGGGTGAGGAGCGATACGGCCTCAAGGATATTGGTCTTCCCCGCGCCATTCTCGCCGGTCAGCACGACCAGACCCGGGCCCGGCGACAGGACGGCATCGGCATAAGAGCGGAAATCGGTGAGGGACAGGCGGGAGAGGTGCACTCCCGCCTCTTACGCGCCTGCCGGATGCTCGAGCAATGCCTGCCGTCACTCCCGCGAAGGCGGGTGTCCGGGAGGGGCCGCTGCCTGCCCGGGCAGCGACTGGATTCCCGCCTGCGCGGGAATGACGGTGGGGCTTACACCCGCATCGGCATCAGCACGTAGAGCGCCGGAGCCTTGTCATTCTCGCGCAGCAGGGTCGGCGCGGCGGCGTCGGCGAGGTGGACCTCCACCGTGTCGCCCTCGATCTGGCCGAGGATGTCGAGCAGGTAGCGGGCGTTGAACCCGATCTCGAACCCCGCGGCATTGTAATCGCCCGGCACCTCTTCGGCGGCGGTGCCATTTTCCGGGCTGGTGACGGACAGGGTGATCTTGTCCCGGTCGAGCGCGAGCTTCACCGCGCGGGTTTTTTCGCTGGCGATGGTGGCGACGCGGTCGACGCCTTCCATGAAGCTCTTGGGGTCGATCTTCAGCAACTTGTCGTTCGCGGTCGGGATGACGCGGCTGTAATCCGGGAAGGTGCCGTCGATGAGCTTGGAGGTCAGCACGGCATTGCCGAGGCCGAAACGGATCTTCGATTCCGACAGCGAAATCTGCACGGTGCCGTCGACCTCGTCGAGGAGCTTGCGAAGTTCGGCCACGCATTTGCGCGGAATGATGACGTCCGGCATGCCCGCCGCGCCTTCCGGACGGGGCACGGTGACGCGGGCAAGGCGGTGGCCGTCGGTCGCCGCCGCCTTCAAGACCGGCTGCGCTTCGTCCGACACGTGGATGAAGATGCCGTTCAGGTAATAGCGCGTCTCTTCGGTCGAAATGGCGAAGCGGGTCTTGTCGACGATCTGCCGCAGGGTGGCGGCCGGAAGCTCGAAGGCGCAGGGGAGATCGCCTTCGGCGATGACCGGGAAATCGTCGCGCGGCAAGGTGGCGAGGTTGAAGCGGGCGCGCCCGGCGACGACCTGCATCTTGCCCTCGCTCGCGGTCAGCTCGACCTGGGCGCCTTCCGGCAGCTTGCGGGCGATGTCGAACAGGGTGTGCGCCGACACGGTGGTCGCGCCCGCTTGCTGGACATTGGCCTCGACCGTCTCGTTGATCTGCAGATCAAGGTCGGTCGCCATCAGGCGGATGCCGCCGCCTTCGGACGCTTCGATCAGCACGTTCGACAGAATGGGGATGGTGTTCCTGCGCTCCACCACGGACTGCACGTGGCCGAGGCTTTTGAGGAGCGTGGCCCGTTCGATCGTCGCTTTCATTGATAACCCCTATTCCGCATGAAACGCCGGTCCGCCGGGTTATAGCCAGAACTGGGACTATCGCTAGAGGCTAGCGCGCAAAAAACTGGGGCCGGGACGTCAGGCGTCCCGGCCCCAAACGCTTTGCCCGTGGCGATCCGGGAAGGATCAGAAGCGCATGCCGATCGATGCGACCACCTGGTGACGGTCGAGGTCGATCGGGCCGCCGACATCTTCCGATTCAAAGTCGTCGAGGTCGAAATCGTCGTCGAAGTCGATGTTGGTATAGTTGGAATAACGATATTCCAGCTTGCCGTAGAGATTGGTGCCGAATTTCTGCTCGACGCCAGCGCCGAGGCGATAGCCATCGACATTGGTGTCGAATTCAAAGGAATCGCTGTCGGTTTCGTATCCGGCCTCGATGCTGGTATTGGTATAGCCGCCCTTGACGTAGAGCAGAGTGGACGGCGTCACGGGAAAGCCGATGCGCCCGCCGACATAGATGTCGCGGCCCGCCTCGACCCGGCTGGTAAAGCCGAGGCCGTCCGGCGTGGTTTCATCGGCCTCCTGATTGGCGGACGAATCCATATATTCGGCCTCGACACCGGCGACCACGCCGCCCAGGTCGAAATCGTAGCCGACGCCGATGCCGTAAGCGACGCCGTCGATCGATTCATCGCCCTCGTCGTCGCTGGTGTCCACGCCGTCGCCGTCGTCGTTACCGGATTTGAGGCTGTCGTAGCCGACGATCCCCTCGACGCGCGGTCCTGTAAAAGCCGCGCCGTTCTGGGCAAAAGCGGGCGTCGCGGCCGTGCCGGCAAGAAGAGCGGCAAGAACGATAGTACGCATGATCACAAACTCCATTGGTCATTTTGCCTTGATGCAACGGGCGGTCCAGCGCCTAACGCCATGAAAAGTTTCATGAACGTAGGATAAACGAGATTATTTGTGGCATGATCGCCACTTATTCTTCATGATGGCGCGCGCATGCGCCGCTTGTTGTTTCTCCTGATTTTACCGTGTCTTGCCGCTGCGGCGCCCAACGGGCGGCAGGCGATCGGCCAGTTTCACGGCTGGGGCGCCTTTCGCGACGATCGGCCGAGGCGTTGCTTCGCGGCGGCGGAGCCCGCCGGGCGGCAGGGCTCGGGCGGCGCGGCCTATGTCGCCTTCTGGCCCGATGCGGGCAATCGCGCCCGCTTCAGCCTCTCCCTGCGCGCCGATCCGCGCCCGGGCTCGGCGATCCTGTTGGCTGTCGGCGACCGGCGCTTTCAATTCGTCGCGCGGGGACGGGACGCGGTCCCCGCCGATCCCCGCGCGAGTGCGGCCATCGTCGCCGCGATGCGCACCGCGAGCGCGATGACGGTCGTTTCAAGGTCGGTGCGCGGCGCCCGCCTGCGCGACGATTATGCGCTCGCCGGCTTCCCGTCCGCGGTCGACGCCGCCGCGCTCGCCTGCGCGCGCTGGTAAAATCGCCGCATTTCCCCTACATGGGCGCCATATGACAGCAGCAATGGCCATTCCGGGGCATATCGACCCCGTTCCCGTTCCGCGCCCGGAAGTGGCGAGCGACGACGCGCGCATGGACCTGTTGGGCCTGTCGCGCGACGCGATCCGCGCCGCGCTCCTCGACGCCGGGCTCGACGAACGGCAGGCGAAGCTGCGCGCCAAGCAGCTCTGGCACCAGATCTACAATCGCGGCGCGACGGATTTCGACGCGATGAGCGACATCGCCAAGCCGCAGCGCGCCTGGCTCGCCGAACGCTTCAAGGTCGGCCGTCCGAATACCGTGGTTCAGCAGGTGTCGACCGACGGCACCCGCAAATGGCTGCTGAAGACCGACGACGGCCATGATTTCGAGATGGTGTTCATTCCCGACGCCGATCGCGGCACGCTCTGCGTGTCGAGCCAGGTCGGCTGCACATTGAATTGCCGTTTCTGCCACACCGGCACGATGCGCCTCGTCCGCAACCTGACGCCCGGCGAGATTGTCGGCCAGGTGATGCTCGCCCGCGACGCGCTCGGCGAATGGCCGAGCCAGCCGGAAGGGCGCATGCTCAGCAACATCGTGATGATGGGGATGGGTGAGCCGCTCTACAATTTCGACAATGTCCGCGATGCATTGAAGATCGTCATGGACGGCGACGGCCTCGGCCTCTCGCGCCGCCGCATCACGCTGTCCACCTCCGGCGTCGTGCCGATGATGGAGAAAGCGGGCGCCGAGATCGGCGTCAACCTCGCCGTCTCGCTGCATGCGGTAACCAAGGAAGTGCGCGACGAGATCGTGCCCTTGAACCGCAAATATGGCATCGAGGAGCTGCTCCAGGCCTGCGCCGATTATCCGGGCGCCAACAATGCCCGCCGCATCACGTTCGAATATGTGATGCTGAAGGACAAGAATGACAGCGACGAGGATGCCCGCGAACTCGTCCGCCTGATCAAGAAGTATAAATTGCCGGCGAAGGTGAACCTCATTCCATTCAATCCGTGGCCGGGCGCGCCCTATGAATGTTCGTCGGACGAGCGCGTCCAGCGTTTTTCCGACATCGTGTTCGAAGGCGGGATCAGCGCCCCGATCCGCCGCCCGCGCGGCCGCGACATCATGGCGGCCTGCGGGCAATTGAAATCGGCGGCGGAAAAGAAGAGCCGGGCCGAACTCGACAAGCTGGCGGAGGAGAAATTGGCGGCGTTGGGCTGAACGATCGCCGAATTTGTTAAATCGCGCTTCCGCTCCCCCGGCGCCCGTATTAGGTCTTGGAGAGAAACGCGAATTTGGGACTACCATGACACGCACCGCTTCCCCCCAGGTCGCCGATACGCCGGGTGGCATGCGGGAGAGAATCCGGCTGTTCGATTGGGCATCGACGCCGCTCGGACCGCGCGAAGCCTGGCCCGAACCGCTGCGCTTCGCCGTCAATTTGTGCGAACATTCCAGCATGCCGACCGCGGTCTATTGGGGACGCGAGCTCCGGCTGATCTATAATGACGCCTGGCTTCCCATGGCCGGAGACCGTCATCCTTGGGCCCTAGGGCGGCCGGCCAGAGAGGTCTGGGCCGAGATTTGGGCCGAAGTCGGTCCGCAATTCGACCAGGTCTGCGACACGGGCGAAGGCCTTTCCGCCACCGAAGCCCTGATCCCGCTGGTCCGCAACGGCGCCGTGCGCGAAACCTATTGGACGTACAGCTTGACCCCGCTGATCGGGGACAATGACCGGGTTCTCGGTGTGCTCAGCCAGGGCAATGACGTGACCCGCACCGTGATCGCCGAAAAGAGATTGTCCTATCAGGTGACCCTCGCCGATGCGCTGCGGGAGAGCATGGATCCCGGAGAAGTGAAATCGATCGCCGCCCGCATGCTCGGCACCGCGCTCGGCGTGGCGCGCAGCGGCTATGCCGAGGTCAATGACGATCGGCAGGCCTTCCTCGTCAACGGCGACTGGACGCGCGATGCGTCCATCCAGAGCTTCGCGGGCCAGGGGCTGCCGGTCGACGCCTTCGGAACGGAAGCGCGGGCCTGGCTCGACGCAGGCAACATATTGACGGTCAACGATCTTTCCGCCCAGCCGCATGGCGGCATGCCTTTCGCCGTCGCGCTCCGGAAAATCGGCGTCGCGTCGGCCATCGTCGTGCCGCTCGTCCGGCAAGGCGTCATGCATGCCGCACTTTATGTTCAGGACATCGTGCCCCGCCTCTGGAAGGGATCCGACGTCGCGATCGCCCGCGATACGGCGGAACGGACTTGGGATGCGGTGGAACGGGCGAGGTCCGAACAATCCTTGCGCGAAAACGAAGATCATTACCGGCACGCCATCGAACTTAGTCCCTATGCGTTCTGGACCGCTCTTCCCGATGGCGGCCCGATCAACCGCATGTCGGGGCGCTGGGTGGAGTGGACGGGAACGTCGGGGCTCAACGATGACTGGGCTCTTGCCATGCATCCGGACGATCGCGAGCCTACTTTTGCGGCGCGGGATGAATCGCTCCGCACGTCCAGGCCGTTCGATATGGAGCATCGGGTGCGCATGCGGGACAAGGGCTATCGCTGGGTACGTTCGCGCGCCTATCCGCGTTACGGAGCCGATGGGAAGCCTTGCCTGTGGTACGGGGTCATGGAGGATGTCGATGCCCGCCACCGGGCGGAAGAGCATCAAAGCCTGCTCATCAACGAGCTCAACCACCGGGTGAAGAACACGCTGGCGACGGTTCAGGCCATCGCGTCCCAGACCCTGAAGGGCGATCTGCCGCTTCCCGAAGCGCGCAGCCGGTTCGAGGCGCGGCTCCTGGCGCTGTCCCGCGCGCACAATCTGCTGACCGAGCAGAATTGGGAAGGCGCGCCCATCTGGCGGGTGGTCGCGGATTCGCTCGCCCATCTGTCGAGCGAGAAAGGCCGTTTCCGTCTGGACGGCGAGCCGTTGTGGCTCACGCCCCGCGCTGCGCTTGCCCTGGCGCTCGCCTGCCACGAATTGTCGACCAATGCGGTGAAATATGGCGCATTGTCCACGGAGCAGGGCCATGTCGACGTCCGGTGGCGGATCGAAGGGGACATGATCCGCATCGAATGGCGCGAACGGGACGGGCCGCCGGTCTCGCGCCCGGCCGCGCGCGGCTTCGGGTCGCGCCTCATCGAGCGCGGCCTGGCGGGCGACCTCAACGGCAGGGCGCAATTGGAATTTAACCCGGATGGCCTCATATGCACGATCGAAGCGCCGCTGAGCGCCGTGCTCGCCCGGGAAGGGGAAAGGAATGGCCGATAAGCTCAGGATCCTCATCGTCGAAGATGAGATGCTGGTGGCGATGAATATCGAGGACATGCTGGTCGAAAGCGGGCACGAGATCGCGGCGATCGCGAGCCGCCTCGACGCCGGACTCCAGCTGGCCCGGGAAGAGGCGATCGACTTCGCGATGCTCGACGTCAACCTCGCGGGCGACTTGTCCTTCCCGATCGCCGACATCCTGGAATCGCGCGGCATCCCCTATATTTTCGCGACCGGTTACGGCCGCAAGGGCGTGCGCGACGAATATGGATCGGTGCCGGTCCTTCAAAAGCCGTTCCGCGCCCGCGACCTGCAGGAGGCGATCCGCGACCTGACGGCGCAATGACGGAAACGGGCGCGCCGCTTTGCTTTTTGTGCAGACGCCCGCTCGGGCAACGGGTGGAGTGGCATCATCCGGTGCCCAAGAGCCGGGGCGGGCGCGAAACGGCGGCGGTCCACCCGATCTGCCACCGCGTCATCCACGCCACGCTCGACAACAAGGCGCTGGAACGCAGCTATGCCACCCCCGAAGCGCTCCGCGCCCATCCCGATATCGCCGCCTTCATCCGCTGGGTCGCGAACAAGGATCCGGATTTCCACGCGCCGACGCGGCGCAGGAAAGTCTAGGCTTCCAGCTCGACGTCCCAATAGAGATAGTCGCGCCAGCTTTGATGCAGATAATTGGGCGGGAAGCGACGGCCGTGATCCTGCAATTGCCAGCTCGTCGGCCGCACCGGCGTGCGATAGAGGTGCATGTGCGCTTCCGCCGGCGTGCGCCCGCCCTTGCGCAAATTGCACGGCGCGCAGGCGGCGACGACATTTTCCCAGGTCGTGCGCCCCCCATAAGCGCGCGGCACGACATGGTCGAAGGTGAGATCCCGGGACGTCCCGCAATATTGGCAGGAGAAGCGGTCGCGCAGGAACAGGTTGAACCGCGTAAAAGCGGGAAATTCGGACGGCTTCACATATTGGCGGAGCGCGATCACCGAGGGGATCTTCATCGCCCGGGTCGGGCTGTGCACTTCCCGCTCGTAGGACGAAACGATATCGACCCGTTCGAGGAACACCGCCTTGACCGCGGTCTGCCACGGCCACAGGCTCAAGGGATAATAACTGAGCGGCGTATAATCGGCGTTCAGCACCAAAGCTGGGCAGGCTTCGGGATGTCGGATGAGATCGGGATGGTACATGGCCGGACAACAAGCTCCCGTTTCGCAAGGAAGAACGATCTCCCGAAACGCCGGCCCCCGGACCTGTCGCACTCAGATAGCGGGAGAATGGGCCTTGGGCAGCCTTCCTCTCCTGTTCGCCACCTTCTTCGCCACGAAAGGTGACGGGCGCATGACACACCAGCGGCGATTCGCGGTCAAGGGGTGATTTCACGCATGCCGATACCCGTCACCACCCGCTTCGCGCCGAGCCCGACCGGGCGGCTGCACCTCGGCCACGCTTATTCATGCGTCCTGGCGCATGATTATGCCCGGCAGCGCGGCGGCCGCTTCCTGCTCCGCATCGAGGATATCGATCCCGGCCGGGCGCGGCCCGAATATGTCGCGGGCATCATCGAAGATTTGCGCTGGCTGGGCCTATCCTGGGACGGTGAGGTCACCTTCCAATCCCGCCGCCTGCCGGTTTATGCCGAAGCGCTGGAGCGGTTGAAGGCGATGGGGCTCCTCTATCCCTGCTTCTGCACCCGTTCGGAGATCGCCGCCGAGATCGCGGCCAGCGCCGCCGCGCCGCACGGTCCGGACGGGCCGCTTTATCCGGGCACCTGCCGAAACCTATCGCCGGAAACGCGGCAGCGCCGGTGCGCCGCGGGGCCCCATGCGTGGCGTCTTGACGTCACATCCGCTCTCGCGCGCACCGGCCCGCTTTACTGGGAAGATGGCGACACCGAGGTTCCGGCCGAGCCGGAGGCGTTCGGGGATGTCGTCCTCGCCCGCAAGGATGCGCCGACCTCTTATCACCTCGCGGTCACGATCGACGACGCGGCGCAGGGCGTCACCGATGTCGTGCGCGGCCGCGATCTTTATGCCGCGACCGATATCCATCGCCTGCTCCAGGCCTTGCTCGGATTGCCGACGCCGCATTATCGCCACCACGATCTGCTGACCGACGGGGAAGGCCGCCGTCTCGCCAAGCGCAGCGGCGCGCCGACGCTTGCCGGGTTGCGCGATGCGGGCGCTGATCCCGGCGCGCTCGTCGCGGACCTGCGCGCCGGGCGGTTGCCTGCTGGATATTGCACTGCTTGATTGTGCTCCGGCGAAGGCCGGAGCCCAGCGGCACCGCCTGTATGAACGGGCTCCGGCCTTCGCCGGAGCACAACCCTTCTTCTCAACCTTTCAATCTGGCTTTAGAGAAAGGCCATGGACACCTTCCTTCTCATCCTCATCATCCTCGTCGCGCTCGCGACATTGGCCGTGCTGGTGCGCGGCGTCATCGGCATGGCGCAGGGCAAGGATCTGACCGGGCAGCGCAGCCAGGGCCTGATGCGCAAGCGCGTCATGTACCAGGCGGTGGCGATCATCCTCGTCATCCTGTTCCTGATGATGGCGCGGGGCTGAGCGGCCGCTTGGTCAAGCTCAACAGGATCTACACGCGCACCGGCGACGCCGGGGACACCGGCCTCGCCGACGGCTCCCGCATTTCGAAGGCGAGCCCGCTGGTGGCGGCGATCGGCGCGGTCGACGAAGCGAACAGCGCCATCGGAGTCGCGATCGAGGCGGTGGCCGACGGGCCGATGCGCGACAGCCTGCGCCTCATCCAGAACGAATTGTTCGACCTCGGCGCCGATCTCGCCACGCCCGGCCCGGATTTTGCGCCGTCCGGGATGACGTTGCGCATCACCCCTTCCCAGGTCGAGCGGCTGGAACGCGAGATCGACGCGATGAACGAAGGTCTTGAGCCCTTGCGCAGTTTCATCCTGCCGGGCGGAAGCGGCGGCGCGGCGGCGCTTCACCTCGCCCGCGCCATCGTCCGCCGGGCGGAACGCGACGGGATCGCCGCCGGGGACGTCAATCCCGCCGCGCTCACCTATCTCAACCGCCTGTCCGATCATCTGTTCGTGATGGCCCGCGCCGCGGCGACGGGGTCGGGCGGCGAGATCCTCTGGCGCCCCGGGGCCACCCGCTGAACGAACGCTTCGCTTCCGAAACGGGTCCGGAACATTCGGGCTGCCCGCGCGTCTTTCGTGCGACTAGGAATGGCTGAAGGACGGCCATGGCGACCCATCCGCGCACGCATTTCGAAAACGACCGGCTGAGCGGCGATTTCGGCGCCACCCGCGCCCTCTCCAGCGCCATTGCCGCGCCCTTGTCGGATGCCGACGCGACGATCCAGCCGATGCCGGACGCGTCGCCCGCCAAATGGCATCTCGCCCACACGACCTGGTTCTTCGAAACCTTCGTGCTGCGCGACCATGTGCCTGGCTATCGCGTGTTCGACGCGCGGTGGCCGTTTCTGTTCAACAGCTATTATAATGGCGAGGGCGACCGCCATGCCCGCCCGCGCCGGGGCATGCTGAGCCGCCCGGCGCTGGACGAAGTGCTGGCCTATCGCGACCATGTCGATGCCGCGCTCGCCGGTGCGCTCCCTGATCTCCCTTCCGAGGCCCTGATACTCGTTGAGCTCGGCATCCATCACGAGCAGCAGCATCAGGAATTGATGCTGATGGACATGAAGGCGGCCTTCGCTGAAAATCCGCTGGCGCCGGCGATGTGGCCGGCATCTCCACAGTGTTCCGGCGAAGGCCGGAACCCAGTCTCACAAGACGGCGCCGCTGGGCTCCGGCCTTCGCCGGAGCACATCAACTGGATCGAGGGGCGGAGCGGCCTCGCCCATATCGGCCATGACGGGCGCGGCTTCGCCTTCGATTGCGAAGGGCCGCGCCATCCGCTCTTGCTCGCGCACCACGCTCTCGCCGACCGGCTGGTGACGAATGGCGAGTGGCAGGATTTCATGGCCGACGGGGGCTATGCGCGCTCCGAATATTGGCTGTCCGACGGCTGGGCATGGGTCCAGGCGGAAGGGGCAGCCGCGCCGCTTTACTGGCGGGAGGGGGCAGGGGGCTGGCAGCGCTTCGGCCTCGACGGGCTGCAGCCCGTCGATCCCGCCGAGCCGGTCTGCCACATTTCTTATTACGAGGCGGACGCTTATGCGCGCTGGGCGGGCGCCCGCCTGCCGACCGAAGGGGAATGGGAAGCGGCGGCCGCGACCCTCGATCCGGGCGCTGGCAATCAGCTCGACGCCGCAGGGCCCGTCCGGCCGCTGGCCGCCACGGGCTCCGGCTTGCGCCAGATGTTCGGCGACGTCTGGGAATGGACGATGAGCGCCTATCTCCCCTATCCGGGCTTCAAGCCCGCCGAAGGCACGGTCGGCGAATATAACGGCAAGTTCATGTGCGGGCAGTTCGTGCTGAAAGGCGCGAGCTGCGCCACGCCGCGCGGCCACAGCCGGGCCAGCTACCGCAATTTCTTCTATCCCCACCAGCGCTGGATGTTTTCCGGCCTGCGCCTCGCGAAAAGCCTATGATGGACGCGGCCCGCGCCTCGGTCGACGCCGATCCGGCATTCCGCGCCGACGTGCTGGCGGGCCTTGCGGCGCCGGTCAGAGCGGTGCCCGCGCGCTGGCTCTATGACCGCGCCGGATCGGAATGGTTCGAAAGGATCACCGGGCTTCCCGAATATTATCCGACACGGACGGAAGTCGCTTTGCTGAAGCGCCATTGCCCGGACATCGCGGCGGTGACGGGCACGGGCGGCGCGGTGATCGAATTCGGCTCCGGTTCCTCGACCAAGACGCCGATCCTGCTGAACTGCGTCCACCCGGCGGCGTATGTGCCGATCGACATTTCGGGCGACTTCCTCCGCGATGCGGCGGCGAGCTTGCAGGAAGCGTTTCCGGCGCTCCCCATCCATCCCGTGGAAGCCGATTTCATGAAGCCGATCCAGCTTCCGCGGGACGTCGCGACCCTTCCCAAGCTCGGCTTCTTTCCCGGCTCCACCATCGGCAACATGGTGCCGCGCACCGCCGTCGACCTGCTCCGCGCGATGAAGGACACGCTTGGCGACGGCGCCTTCCTGCTGATCGGCATGGACCGGATCAAGGACGTATCGATCCTCATTCCGGCCTATGACGATGCGCAAGGCGTGACGGCCGCGTTCAACCTCAACCTTCTCCACCGCATCAATCGCGAGCTCAAAGGCACGATTCCGGTCGGCGCCTTCCGCCACCGCGCGCTGTGGAACGACGGCAAGGCGCGGATCGAGATGCATCTCGAAGCGCTGGAGGATGTCGACTTCACCGTCGAAGGCCGGCCCTTTGCGATGACGAAGGGCGAGACGATCCACACGGAGAACAGCCACAAATATGGCCCCCGCGACGCGCGCCTGCTCCTCCACGCCGCCGGATGGGGCGTGCGCGCCGAATATACGGACGAAAAGGACCAATTCGCCCTCCTCCTCGCCGAAGCCGAACCGCCCCGCTTCGCGCCGTGATCCGCAGGAGCGGAAACATTTTCCTACTCGGCATCGATCTGTCATCAGCGGGGGATGACCGCTCATTCCCGTCGCGAAGCCGCCGTTGACAGCGCAAGATTGCATGTCGTGAAAACGCGCCACGCCCTCAATTTCATCAACTTCGCCTCGAAGCGGGCGG containing:
- a CDS encoding PAS domain-containing sensor histidine kinase translates to MTRTASPQVADTPGGMRERIRLFDWASTPLGPREAWPEPLRFAVNLCEHSSMPTAVYWGRELRLIYNDAWLPMAGDRHPWALGRPAREVWAEIWAEVGPQFDQVCDTGEGLSATEALIPLVRNGAVRETYWTYSLTPLIGDNDRVLGVLSQGNDVTRTVIAEKRLSYQVTLADALRESMDPGEVKSIAARMLGTALGVARSGYAEVNDDRQAFLVNGDWTRDASIQSFAGQGLPVDAFGTEARAWLDAGNILTVNDLSAQPHGGMPFAVALRKIGVASAIVVPLVRQGVMHAALYVQDIVPRLWKGSDVAIARDTAERTWDAVERARSEQSLRENEDHYRHAIELSPYAFWTALPDGGPINRMSGRWVEWTGTSGLNDDWALAMHPDDREPTFAARDESLRTSRPFDMEHRVRMRDKGYRWVRSRAYPRYGADGKPCLWYGVMEDVDARHRAEEHQSLLINELNHRVKNTLATVQAIASQTLKGDLPLPEARSRFEARLLALSRAHNLLTEQNWEGAPIWRVVADSLAHLSSEKGRFRLDGEPLWLTPRAALALALACHELSTNAVKYGALSTEQGHVDVRWRIEGDMIRIEWRERDGPPVSRPAARGFGSRLIERGLAGDLNGRAQLEFNPDGLICTIEAPLSAVLAREGERNGR
- a CDS encoding DNA replication/repair protein RecF, which translates into the protein MHLSRLSLTDFRSYADAVLSPGPGLVVLTGENGAGKTNILEAVSLLTPGRGLRGASLSEMARQKGAGGFSVAARLSSPLPFKGGDQGVGASLAEASPTMSTSPTPSPSPDGKGGVEIGTGTLATAPERRQVRINGATASAAALGEWLSVLWLTPAMDRLFTEGASGRRRFFDRLVLALEPSHATHAARYEAAMRARNKLLAEPETADPAWLGALEAGMAEHGARIAEARERALAWLGERLAAQAEGPFARAGLALGGWRPADDAEGALRAELKAGRGRDAAAGRTLAGPHRTDLLVTHLAKGQAAEACSTGEQKALLLAIVLAHADLVADHADRRPILLLDEVTAHLDPSRRAALFDRLESAGGQVWMTGTERALFDSVGAGATWLTVENGAIRES
- a CDS encoding HNH endonuclease; this encodes MYHPDLIRHPEACPALVLNADYTPLSYYPLSLWPWQTAVKAVFLERVDIVSSYEREVHSPTRAMKIPSVIALRQYVKPSEFPAFTRFNLFLRDRFSCQYCGTSRDLTFDHVVPRAYGGRTTWENVVAACAPCNLRKGGRTPAEAHMHLYRTPVRPTSWQLQDHGRRFPPNYLHQSWRDYLYWDVELEA
- a CDS encoding HNH endonuclease — encoded protein: MTETGAPLCFLCRRPLGQRVEWHHPVPKSRGGRETAAVHPICHRVIHATLDNKALERSYATPEALRAHPDIAAFIRWVANKDPDFHAPTRRRKV
- the rlmN gene encoding 23S rRNA (adenine(2503)-C(2))-methyltransferase RlmN, with the translated sequence MTAAMAIPGHIDPVPVPRPEVASDDARMDLLGLSRDAIRAALLDAGLDERQAKLRAKQLWHQIYNRGATDFDAMSDIAKPQRAWLAERFKVGRPNTVVQQVSTDGTRKWLLKTDDGHDFEMVFIPDADRGTLCVSSQVGCTLNCRFCHTGTMRLVRNLTPGEIVGQVMLARDALGEWPSQPEGRMLSNIVMMGMGEPLYNFDNVRDALKIVMDGDGLGLSRRRITLSTSGVVPMMEKAGAEIGVNLAVSLHAVTKEVRDEIVPLNRKYGIEELLQACADYPGANNARRITFEYVMLKDKNDSDEDARELVRLIKKYKLPAKVNLIPFNPWPGAPYECSSDERVQRFSDIVFEGGISAPIRRPRGRDIMAACGQLKSAAEKKSRAELDKLAEEKLAALG
- the dnaN gene encoding DNA polymerase III subunit beta, which encodes MKATIERATLLKSLGHVQSVVERRNTIPILSNVLIEASEGGGIRLMATDLDLQINETVEANVQQAGATTVSAHTLFDIARKLPEGAQVELTASEGKMQVVAGRARFNLATLPRDDFPVIAEGDLPCAFELPAATLRQIVDKTRFAISTEETRYYLNGIFIHVSDEAQPVLKAAATDGHRLARVTVPRPEGAAGMPDVIIPRKCVAELRKLLDEVDGTVQISLSESKIRFGLGNAVLTSKLIDGTFPDYSRVIPTANDKLLKIDPKSFMEGVDRVATIASEKTRAVKLALDRDKITLSVTSPENGTAAEEVPGDYNAAGFEIGFNARYLLDILGQIEGDTVEVHLADAAAPTLLRENDKAPALYVLMPMRV
- a CDS encoding outer membrane protein codes for the protein MRTIVLAALLAGTAATPAFAQNGAAFTGPRVEGIVGYDSLKSGNDDGDGVDTSDDEGDESIDGVAYGIGVGYDFDLGGVVAGVEAEYMDSSANQEADETTPDGLGFTSRVEAGRDIYVGGRIGFPVTPSTLLYVKGGYTNTSIEAGYETDSDSFEFDTNVDGYRLGAGVEQKFGTNLYGKLEYRYSNYTNIDFDDDFDLDDFESEDVGGPIDLDRHQVVASIGMRF
- a CDS encoding response regulator, whose protein sequence is MADKLRILIVEDEMLVAMNIEDMLVESGHEIAAIASRLDAGLQLAREEAIDFAMLDVNLAGDLSFPIADILESRGIPYIFATGYGRKGVRDEYGSVPVLQKPFRARDLQEAIRDLTAQ